Proteins encoded in a region of the Zunongwangia endophytica genome:
- a CDS encoding ABC transporter ATP-binding protein codes for MPRPKKSLEPNKINLKDSFASLKFVPRFFKEIRKVNPLLFYANVGSRILSAIIPLALLWIGKIIIDEVVVQIDAEVKDFSRLWIFVAAEFGLAILSDLLNRAVSLTDALLGDQYSIDTSVKIIEKTAELNLDQLEDSEFYDKLERARRQTTGRVGLMSNILTQGEDVIVIISLLVGVVAFEPWLLVLLVVSIVPTILNEIKFSGTSYSLARSWTQERRELDYLRYAGASDVTAKEVKLFGLSNYLANRFKSLSDQYYLANKILVKKRAGWGSVFNVIGTSAYYGAYALIVFRTVLGVFTLGDLTFLSGSFNRLRSKLQGFFTRFTQITESALYLQDYFEFLDLKYEDDVETGLPLPKEIKIGFSFKNVGFKYPKSEQWVVRNINFELRAGEKLAFVGENGAGKTTLIKLLLRFYEPTEGEILLEGIPVKQYDKTQYQQYFGVIFQDFVKFELTLRENIAMGDIKEIENQEKLDAAAEKSLANQVISDLPKGFDQQLGKRFKQGKDLSGGQWQKIAIARAYMKNAEVLILDEPTSALDARAETEAFDRFINLTQGKTAVIISHRFSTVRIADRIMVLKNGSVLEIGTHEELMQNDKLYAELFNLQAAGYQ; via the coding sequence TTGCCAAGACCTAAAAAATCATTAGAACCCAATAAAATAAATCTTAAAGATAGTTTTGCTTCTTTAAAATTTGTGCCTCGCTTTTTTAAAGAAATCAGAAAAGTAAATCCGTTGCTCTTTTATGCTAATGTGGGAAGCCGAATTTTAAGTGCAATTATTCCGTTAGCCTTATTGTGGATTGGGAAAATTATTATTGATGAGGTTGTGGTACAAATCGATGCTGAAGTAAAAGATTTTTCAAGATTATGGATATTTGTAGCGGCTGAATTTGGTTTAGCGATTCTTTCGGATTTATTGAATAGAGCGGTTTCGCTCACCGATGCCTTATTGGGCGATCAATATTCTATAGATACTTCAGTAAAAATTATTGAAAAAACAGCCGAGCTGAATCTCGATCAGTTAGAAGATTCTGAATTTTACGATAAACTTGAAAGAGCAAGGCGGCAAACAACCGGAAGAGTTGGTTTAATGTCGAATATCCTAACTCAGGGCGAAGATGTAATTGTTATTATTTCGCTACTGGTTGGGGTAGTAGCTTTCGAACCCTGGTTGTTGGTTTTACTGGTGGTTTCTATCGTACCCACAATTTTAAATGAAATTAAATTTAGTGGTACCAGTTACTCGCTGGCAAGAAGCTGGACGCAAGAACGCCGGGAGCTTGATTATTTACGTTATGCCGGGGCGAGCGATGTTACTGCCAAAGAGGTCAAATTGTTTGGTTTGTCCAATTATCTGGCGAATCGTTTTAAAAGTTTGTCCGATCAATATTATCTGGCTAATAAAATTTTGGTAAAAAAACGGGCCGGTTGGGGTTCTGTTTTTAATGTAATTGGAACTTCCGCTTATTATGGAGCATATGCGTTAATTGTTTTTAGAACGGTTTTAGGTGTATTTACGCTTGGTGATCTTACTTTTCTTTCGGGATCGTTTAATCGCTTACGTTCAAAATTACAAGGCTTTTTTACGCGCTTCACCCAAATTACAGAAAGTGCTTTATACCTTCAGGATTATTTTGAATTTCTAGATCTAAAGTATGAAGATGATGTAGAAACCGGACTTCCACTTCCGAAGGAAATAAAAATAGGTTTCAGTTTTAAAAATGTAGGCTTCAAATATCCAAAATCAGAGCAATGGGTGGTTCGAAATATTAATTTTGAATTACGAGCGGGAGAAAAGTTAGCTTTTGTAGGAGAAAATGGTGCAGGGAAAACTACCTTGATAAAATTATTACTTCGATTTTATGAACCTACAGAAGGCGAAATTTTATTAGAAGGAATACCGGTGAAGCAGTATGATAAAACCCAATATCAGCAATATTTCGGAGTAATTTTTCAGGATTTTGTAAAGTTTGAATTGACGCTGAGAGAGAACATTGCGATGGGCGATATTAAGGAAATTGAAAATCAAGAGAAATTAGATGCTGCTGCAGAAAAAAGTTTAGCGAATCAAGTAATATCAGATCTTCCAAAAGGTTTCGACCAACAATTAGGAAAACGCTTTAAACAAGGAAAAGATCTTTCTGGTGGACAATGGCAGAAAATTGCAATTGCAAGAGCGTATATGAAAAATGCTGAGGTTTTGATTTTAGATGAACCAACATCAGCTTTAGATGCGCGTGCCGAAACTGAAGCTTTCGATCGTTTTATAAATCTTACTCAGGGCAAAACTGCCGTAATTATTTCGCACCGTTTTAGCACCGTTCGAATTGCCGACCGAATTATGGTTTTAAAAAACGGCTCGGTTTTAGAAATTGGTACTCATGAAGAATTAATGCAAAATGATAAGCTGTATGCCGAATTATTTAATCTTCAAGCTGCAGGATATCAGTAA
- a CDS encoding S41 family peptidase — MKKTLFSLVAVLFINMISIAQVSPQWIRYQSISPDGKTIAFTYKGNLYSVAASGGDAKQLTYHKAHDYMPVWSKDSKQLAFASDRYGNFDVFVMDALGGPATRLTFHSNDEHPYSFSADNKSVIFGAVRQDLAEHRQFPTGSQPELYKVPVSGGRVDQIFTIPAEYVQVSEDGKTLVYHDKPGGENEWRKHHVSSVTRDLWKYYVEEDKHTMITSFKGEDRQPIFDKSEENLYYLSEESGNFNIHKLSLANPEENVQLTDFTDFPVRFLSFGNGTLSFGYDGELYTMKEGESPKKVQVNIRTQSGDNSDNYININDGVEEMAIAPNGKEIAFIARGEVFVTSTDGSLTKRITNTPNRERFLSFAPDGKSVVYSSERDGIWNVYKTEIVRKEEPFFYASTLLKEETLIKNEDDSYLAEYSPDGKKLAYISGRRTLKVKDVATGKEIELLTPKDLFTMGDGDQYFTWSPDSKWLLVDWGKLLSNNEVLLLAADGSKRENLTESGYQDYEPKWANEGKQMIWFSNRNGLKSYATSGRTETDVYSMFFTQDAYDKFKMSEEDYKLMKAVEEALKEDKDEDEKDKNKSKKDKKKAEETKALEFDWDGLKERKERLTTHSSSLSDAVLSKDGEKIYYLSSFEDKNNLWETNLRTGETNMAVKLNSRGGSLVWDEKQENLYLLSGGNISKIDVEKEKSEGIKISGDMYYDEVAEREKMFDHVYIRTKNVFYEPTFHGKNWDSLYVQYKKYLPHIGNSYEFAEMLAEMLGELNVSHSGARYSNRSDEGDETASLGIFTDYDFKEDGIKITEVIKGGPLDKAAYDIKAGMIITAIDGEKIESDQDIAKYLNHKADKFVLLEFNDPEAKKPKQITMKPISLGEERNLLYNRFVRINRKEVEEKSGGKLGYVHIPGMSDEPYRSIYEDMMGKYFETKGVIVDTRFNGGGDLVADLAAFFTGTPFITYETEAKVVGGEPTSRWTKPTLSLFNESMYSDGHCYASGYTDLNIGTTVGMPVPGTCSFAGWERLADGTVWGVVPVSAKNKAGEWMENNQTEPDIIVKNMPGVISEGRDQQLEKGIEVLLDQVSEE; from the coding sequence ATGAAGAAAACGCTCTTTTCGCTAGTCGCAGTACTATTTATTAATATGATTAGTATTGCTCAGGTTAGTCCACAATGGATTCGTTATCAAAGTATTTCTCCCGACGGAAAAACCATCGCTTTTACCTATAAAGGGAATTTATATAGCGTTGCTGCCAGCGGTGGTGATGCCAAACAATTAACTTATCATAAAGCGCATGATTATATGCCGGTGTGGAGTAAGGATAGCAAGCAATTGGCTTTTGCATCCGACCGTTATGGCAACTTCGATGTTTTTGTAATGGATGCTTTAGGCGGTCCCGCTACACGGCTAACTTTCCATAGTAACGATGAGCATCCGTATTCTTTTTCCGCAGATAATAAGTCGGTTATATTTGGTGCAGTTCGCCAGGATTTGGCAGAACATCGTCAATTTCCTACCGGTTCGCAACCAGAACTTTATAAAGTGCCGGTTTCAGGAGGACGTGTAGATCAAATTTTTACCATCCCGGCAGAATATGTTCAGGTAAGTGAAGATGGAAAAACATTGGTATATCACGATAAACCGGGAGGAGAAAATGAATGGCGTAAACATCATGTATCTTCGGTGACTCGCGATCTATGGAAATATTATGTGGAAGAAGATAAGCATACAATGATTACTTCTTTTAAAGGGGAAGACCGCCAACCGATTTTTGATAAATCTGAAGAGAATTTATATTATTTAAGTGAAGAAAGCGGAAATTTCAATATTCATAAATTGTCTTTAGCGAATCCTGAAGAAAACGTACAATTAACCGATTTTACAGATTTTCCGGTACGTTTTTTAAGTTTTGGGAATGGTACTTTGTCTTTTGGATATGATGGCGAATTGTATACCATGAAAGAAGGTGAGTCACCTAAAAAAGTACAGGTAAATATTAGAACACAATCGGGAGACAATAGCGATAATTACATCAATATTAATGACGGAGTAGAAGAAATGGCAATCGCTCCTAATGGAAAAGAAATCGCTTTTATTGCGCGAGGAGAAGTATTTGTTACTTCTACCGATGGTTCACTTACTAAACGAATAACCAACACGCCCAACCGCGAACGCTTTCTTTCTTTTGCGCCAGATGGCAAATCTGTAGTATATTCTAGTGAACGAGATGGAATATGGAATGTATATAAAACTGAAATTGTACGAAAAGAAGAACCTTTTTTCTATGCTTCAACTTTACTAAAAGAAGAAACGCTTATCAAAAACGAGGATGATAGCTATCTGGCAGAATATTCTCCCGATGGTAAAAAGCTGGCTTATATTTCAGGTAGAAGAACTTTAAAGGTGAAAGATGTTGCTACAGGAAAGGAGATTGAGCTGTTAACTCCAAAGGATTTATTTACAATGGGCGATGGCGATCAATATTTTACCTGGAGTCCCGATAGTAAATGGTTGTTGGTAGATTGGGGTAAATTACTTAGCAATAATGAAGTGCTGCTTTTAGCAGCCGATGGTAGTAAGCGTGAGAATTTAACCGAAAGTGGTTATCAGGATTACGAACCAAAATGGGCGAATGAAGGAAAGCAGATGATTTGGTTTAGTAACAGAAACGGACTAAAAAGTTACGCCACCAGTGGAAGAACCGAAACCGATGTGTATTCGATGTTCTTTACGCAAGATGCTTATGATAAATTCAAAATGTCTGAAGAAGATTATAAGCTGATGAAAGCCGTAGAAGAGGCGTTAAAAGAAGATAAGGACGAGGACGAAAAAGACAAAAATAAATCTAAAAAGGATAAAAAGAAGGCAGAAGAAACCAAAGCTTTGGAGTTTGATTGGGATGGATTAAAAGAGCGCAAAGAACGACTGACGACTCATTCCAGTAGCTTAAGTGATGCCGTGCTATCTAAGGATGGAGAGAAAATTTATTATCTGTCTAGTTTCGAAGACAAAAATAACCTTTGGGAAACCAATTTGCGTACGGGTGAAACCAATATGGCGGTAAAACTGAATTCTAGAGGTGGAAGCTTAGTTTGGGATGAAAAACAGGAAAATCTTTATTTATTAAGCGGCGGAAATATATCTAAAATAGATGTTGAAAAAGAGAAATCTGAAGGTATTAAAATTTCAGGAGATATGTATTATGATGAAGTTGCTGAAAGAGAAAAGATGTTCGACCATGTGTATATCAGAACCAAAAATGTATTTTACGAGCCTACTTTCCACGGAAAAAACTGGGATTCGTTATATGTTCAGTATAAAAAATATCTTCCGCATATTGGAAATTCCTACGAGTTTGCAGAGATGCTTGCAGAAATGTTAGGAGAACTTAATGTTTCTCATTCTGGTGCTCGATATAGTAATCGAAGTGATGAAGGAGACGAAACAGCTTCTTTAGGAATTTTTACCGATTACGATTTTAAAGAAGACGGAATCAAAATTACTGAAGTCATTAAAGGCGGGCCTTTAGATAAAGCAGCTTATGACATTAAAGCAGGAATGATCATTACTGCAATAGATGGCGAAAAGATAGAAAGCGATCAGGATATTGCAAAATACCTGAATCATAAAGCCGATAAATTTGTTTTGTTAGAGTTCAATGATCCTGAGGCTAAAAAGCCGAAACAAATTACCATGAAGCCAATTTCTTTAGGAGAAGAACGCAATTTACTTTACAATCGTTTTGTACGCATCAACCGTAAGGAAGTTGAAGAAAAGAGTGGTGGTAAATTAGGTTATGTTCATATCCCGGGAATGAGTGACGAGCCTTATCGATCGATCTACGAAGATATGATGGGGAAATATTTTGAAACAAAAGGAGTAATTGTAGATACTCGTTTTAACGGAGGTGGAGATTTGGTAGCCGATTTAGCCGCATTTTTTACCGGAACTCCATTTATAACTTACGAAACTGAAGCTAAAGTAGTGGGTGGCGAACCGACGTCCAGATGGACCAAGCCTACGCTTTCTTTGTTTAATGAAAGTATGTATTCGGACGGGCATTGTTATGCTAGTGGATATACCGATTTAAACATCGGAACCACTGTTGGAATGCCGGTACCAGGAACCTGTAGTTTCGCGGGCTGGGAGCGTTTAGCCGATGGTACAGTTTGGGGAGTTGTTCCTGTTAGCGCAAAGAATAAAGCCGGAGAATGGATGGAAAATAACCAAACCGAACCCGATATAATTGTGAAAAATATGCCAGGCGTAATTAGCGAAGGTCGCGATCAACAATTAGAAAAGGGAATCGAAGTTTTACTCGATCAGGTTTCTGAAGAATAA
- a CDS encoding RNA methyltransferase: MKNRKIKNSELNRKSVEEFKEAEKTPIIVILDNIRSLNNIGSVFRTSDAFLIEKIYLCGITAKPPHKDIQKTALGATETVIWEHVEDTLELVEKLKEDHVKVFAIEQAEGAVMLNDFNPEISEKIAIVFGNEVKGVQQKVVSASDGVIEIPQAGSKHSLNISVSTGVILWDLYSKLKFQD; encoded by the coding sequence ATGAAGAATAGAAAAATCAAAAACAGCGAGTTAAATCGAAAGTCGGTTGAAGAATTTAAAGAAGCCGAAAAAACACCTATTATCGTTATTTTAGATAATATTCGAAGTCTTAATAATATTGGTTCGGTTTTTAGAACTTCTGATGCGTTTTTGATTGAAAAAATCTATTTATGCGGAATTACGGCGAAACCACCACATAAAGATATCCAGAAAACCGCTCTTGGCGCTACCGAAACAGTAATTTGGGAACATGTTGAAGATACTTTAGAACTAGTTGAAAAACTTAAAGAAGATCACGTAAAAGTTTTTGCAATAGAACAAGCTGAAGGTGCGGTTATGCTTAATGATTTTAATCCTGAAATTAGCGAAAAAATAGCTATAGTTTTTGGGAATGAAGTAAAAGGTGTACAGCAAAAAGTAGTCTCAGCTAGTGATGGTGTAATCGAAATTCCGCAAGCCGGAAGCAAACATTCTTTGAACATCTCAGTAAGCACAGGAGTTATTCTTTGGGATTTATATTCTAAACTGAAATTTCAGGATTAG
- the folK gene encoding 2-amino-4-hydroxy-6-hydroxymethyldihydropteridine diphosphokinase, translating into MKAPKIVHIALGSNEGERFNILQKAIDRIFEEIGSVLQVSSVYETPAWGFSGNAFLNACISVNTRFTSEDVLRKLLAIEADFGRKRNDTGNYQNRCLDLDVLLFEDEVVETEILTLPHPQIQNRRFVLQPLNDIASAEVHPVLKKKIQQLLLEVNDASEISKIDKKLQVPTMNLKFNACNYIAVEGNIGAGKTSFSTMVSQDFNAKLILERFKDNPFLPKFYEDQERYAFSLEMSFLADRYQQLSDDLAQYDLFKDFVISDYDVFKSLIFAKITLAEDEYSLYQKLFHLMYKELVKPDLYIYLYQNTERLLQNIKKRGREYEQNIQPDYLMNINKSYLSFMKSQTNMKVQIIDISELDFVNNRKDYLKLLAEIDL; encoded by the coding sequence TTGAAAGCCCCTAAGATAGTACATATAGCGCTGGGAAGCAATGAAGGCGAACGTTTTAATATTTTGCAAAAAGCCATCGATAGGATTTTTGAGGAAATCGGTAGCGTTTTGCAGGTTTCATCGGTTTATGAAACTCCGGCTTGGGGCTTTAGTGGGAATGCTTTTTTGAATGCATGTATTTCAGTTAACACACGTTTTACTTCGGAAGATGTGCTGCGTAAATTATTGGCGATCGAAGCCGATTTTGGACGAAAAAGAAACGATACTGGAAATTACCAAAATCGATGTTTAGATTTAGATGTGTTGTTGTTTGAAGATGAAGTGGTGGAGACAGAAATTTTAACCTTACCGCATCCACAAATTCAAAATCGACGATTTGTGTTGCAGCCTTTAAACGATATTGCTTCAGCTGAAGTGCATCCAGTTCTGAAAAAGAAAATTCAGCAATTGCTTTTAGAAGTAAATGATGCTTCTGAAATTTCTAAGATTGATAAAAAATTGCAAGTACCAACAATGAATTTGAAATTCAATGCTTGTAACTATATCGCTGTTGAAGGAAATATTGGTGCCGGAAAGACCAGTTTTTCGACCATGGTTTCTCAGGATTTTAATGCGAAATTAATTTTAGAACGTTTTAAAGACAATCCTTTTTTACCAAAATTCTACGAAGATCAGGAGCGTTATGCATTTTCGTTGGAAATGTCTTTTTTAGCCGATCGTTATCAACAATTATCAGACGATTTAGCGCAGTATGATTTGTTTAAAGACTTTGTGATTTCAGACTACGATGTATTTAAATCGCTTATTTTTGCTAAAATAACTCTGGCAGAAGATGAATATTCGCTTTATCAAAAGCTATTTCATTTGATGTACAAAGAACTCGTAAAACCAGATTTGTACATTTATCTTTATCAAAATACCGAGCGTTTACTTCAGAATATAAAAAAAAGAGGCCGGGAATACGAGCAGAATATTCAGCCCGATTATTTAATGAATATCAATAAAAGTTATTTGTCTTTCATGAAATCTCAAACGAATATGAAAGTACAGATCATCGATATTTCTGAACTGGATTTTGTAAACAATCGCAAAGATTATTTGAAGTTATTAGCGGAGATTGATTTGTAG
- a CDS encoding queuosine precursor transporter produces the protein MAQLNLKDKLTAYRFYLILAALFIASLVVSNLIFQKFFSWDFFGIYTFEISVGILPYPVTFLITDIISEVYGKKKANQVVTAGIFASLFSLLIIYTADAVPATDWSPIGNELFQKVFGATAIAVIASMLAYLLAQYIDIQLFHFWKKLTKGKHLWIRNNFSTFLSQFVDTFSVLILLCSFGKIEWDKFETLLLSGFLFKVLVAICDTPFLYLSVFAIRKRFKLAQGEEVILEQE, from the coding sequence TTGGCTCAACTGAACTTAAAAGATAAACTAACTGCCTATAGATTTTATCTAATTTTAGCGGCTTTATTTATCGCTTCTCTGGTCGTTTCGAACTTGATTTTCCAAAAATTTTTTAGCTGGGATTTTTTCGGAATTTACACCTTTGAGATCTCGGTTGGCATTTTACCCTATCCGGTTACTTTCTTAATCACCGACATTATTAGTGAAGTTTACGGAAAGAAGAAAGCGAATCAGGTTGTAACCGCAGGGATTTTTGCCTCGCTTTTTTCTTTACTAATTATTTATACCGCAGATGCTGTACCGGCAACCGATTGGTCGCCCATAGGAAATGAGCTCTTTCAAAAAGTATTTGGTGCAACCGCAATTGCTGTGATCGCATCGATGCTTGCTTACTTACTAGCACAGTATATTGATATCCAGCTTTTTCATTTTTGGAAAAAACTTACCAAAGGAAAGCATTTATGGATACGAAACAACTTTTCAACATTTCTATCCCAATTTGTGGATACATTCTCGGTACTAATTTTGCTTTGTAGCTTTGGTAAAATAGAATGGGATAAATTTGAAACGCTTTTACTTAGTGGTTTTCTATTTAAAGTGCTCGTCGCAATTTGCGATACTCCGTTTCTTTATTTATCCGTTTTTGCTATAAGAAAGCGATTTAAACTAGCACAGGGAGAAGAAGTTATATTAGAACAAGAATAA